The Camelina sativa cultivar DH55 chromosome 16, Cs, whole genome shotgun sequence sequence ACCGCATATGATCTATGTCggctattttaaaataaatagatggataaaaaataaagtcaacataaatgaaaaaataaataaataatttaaaatgtcaattttattaataaattcaaCTAGAAAAATAAGTATgccaaaaaatatcaaagaaatcGAACTTTTTTATAATTACTGAATTTTGAATTGCTTATTTTTAATCTTCACCGTATTGGAAGTTttgaagaaatagaaaaatttaataatagtGGTAACAATATTTTTAGGGCCCATATTGAGAACAGGGGGAAACCGGAAACACcatccaccaaaaaaaattagtctcGGACCTTTCTTTTATAGATTTCAGGATTTACTCTTAAgttataataaaacagaaaaaaacaaagaatattattttccaaaagaTAAGTGTATTTATAAAAGTAATCGCCTTAAAACTGTTGAAAATTCGAGTAAATTAATTGAACGTGGATTCATATAGGAAGCTATAACTcaactaattttaatttatctaattatttaaCACAAATCAAACAGAAGTAATTAAGGTGAGATCTTtcaactaattttatttctttaaccTCTTTAAAAACCCTTATTTAATAATCTCATTTGATTAAAAAGATAGAAAcctaaacaaaattagatatCTAACGATTCTGTTGCTCTACTCTTACGCCAAAAATTAGGGTCTTTTCCCCTTCTTCAGATCAAAACCATTGAGCAATGAAAGCTGCAAGATTGGAAACTGAACCTACATCTTCAGATAGGATTACTCACTTACCTGACGATTTGCTTTTCCGAATACTCTCATTCATTCCTGTAAGTGATGCTATGGCCACAAGTTTGCTATCTAAACGATGGACATCTCTGTGGAAGATGATGCCAACACTTGAGTATGATGAGAACTCTTGTCCCAACATTGGTTCATTTCGATATCACAAATTCTGCAAGAGGTCACTGGAATTACATAAAGGGCCGGttcttaaaaccctaaacctcaaacTTAAGAATCCCTCCTCTGACTTCTTAGATTCACACTTGTTTCCAAGAATTAGTTCCACTCTCCTCGAAGTCACAGTCACTTCTACGTCTACGTCTTACCCTTGTTATAATTATAGTATTATCACTTTCCCAAATAACCTCAGAGTCTTTCACACAGTAGTTGTTTTGAAACTCCAAGGCCAGATTCTTATTGATGTTGTTGATTCTCCAGTTTGCTTCATGTCCTTGAAAActttatatctcatatgtgtgaACTTCAAGCGCGAAAAATCTTTCGGTAGACTGTTATCGTCTTGTCCTGTTCTTGAATGTCTTTTCCTCCAAAGACTTTGCACTGTCGGCCGTTTTTTGTTCTCCATATCAGTCCCATCTCTAGAAAGATTATTCATCACCAAAGAGGCTGCTTATAATTTTAAAGATGACTCAATAATTGAGATAAATGCTCCTTCTTTGAAGTACTTGGAGATCAAGGATCGCAGAGGTAGTTTTGATTATGTTGAGGATATGCCGAAATTGGTAGATGCACATGTGGCAGTTAATTTGTCAAAAACTGGAAAGTTTCTTAAAGCTCTTACTTCAGCTAAGCATCTTTGGCTAGATTTATATCCTTCAATGGTAAGATCTTTCTTTTTCCCGCTATCTaggttttgtttattctttgaaGTTGTCATGATACAACTTTTAGCTTTGTTTTCTTGCGTATAGGTTTTTCTCCATACAAATAGATTCATCGCCAACCAGCTTCTTTATCTGGAGCTAAACATTTATGAGAATTTTCAGTCGAATCTACTTCTGAGTTTGCTGAAAAATTTCCCTAATTTGCAAGCTCTCAAGCTGAACCACGTAAACTCACAATTTATCTTCTAATTAAGAATATGTTTTCGAGAGctttgaattaatatttaatcCAATGCCTTTACGTTTCTTAGACACATCCCAACTATAATACCGATGATCAACCGTGTTTAGTCTCTAAACCGAGCTCCGTTCCTGAATGCTTAAGCTTCCATCTCGAGACTTTTCAATGGATAGGCTACTCAGGGACAGATGAAGACATAGAAGTTGCGGTATACGTTTTGAAAAATGCTCGTTGTTTAAAGAATGCTACGATCTCTCTACATTCAATGGGCACAGAGAATAATCTGATGATGATTAATGAGTTGAAATCTATGTCTAAAGCTTCAACCATGTGTCAGCTTGTAATTAAATCTTAGAATTACATACTTGTATTTGAACTTAAGCCAGATATGATGTTATTTCTAATCTAAAGTTTTAGATAGTTCCCCGTTGCTAAAATTATCGTAGTATAtagtttgagagaagaagattataaaCTGTTGACATCATTATGGTATCCTAGGTATTTTCTTGCGAGTCAAGCATATGGGCAATCAAAGATTCCTACATTGGTCTTCTAAAAACATTGTCTATGTATGATCATCTCACAGCACCGAGAATGCTTTGTGAAAGTATGAAGCTCCTTAAAGATATCTGACTCTTGGTTTGCTATCGAAGAATCTTTGAAACGCAGAGTGAGTTTCCGGAGAACTACTGAATTCTTGAGAAAATACTTCACTAATTTCATTCCGGTTTCTTCTCCTATTACAAATTCTCTAATCTCAACACTCTCCAGACTCGATAACAAACATTGAGGGACATAGTTAAGTCCAGCTTGCTCAGGCTCCGTCGAAACAACAAAGTCCTGCAAGGGCACAAGCTGGATTCACAATATATTCAGagatgttaaaaacaaaaccaaagcatAGATTCATACAACATCTTACCAAGATGAGGTTTTCCAAATTTGGACAGCTCTCAAGAAAGACGAGCAACAACTGCAACAAGGATCCAGAAATCGCAGCTTGTAAGCGATACAAGTTATCGAATTTCGGAATTGGTCCAAGTTTGGAATATATATAGAGGACCTGCAAGAAGAATATACATCATAAGCAATCAAAGTACATTTCTGGTTACTTATATGCATAACAAAGTACATATTTACCTCTAAAGTACGCTGAGAGATGATCATATGTCTTACACTAGATACACCGGTGATAAAATCACGGATAGTATCTCTCTTAGTTGAATCCCCCGGTTCCAAAGGACTACCGCCAAGCTTAACATTAAATTCAGTGTCAATATCGATCATGAACAAAGAAGTCAGGTTCTTGACTATAACCATATCAGAATTGTCatcattaaaattcaaatactcGAGTCTTGGAGCATCAATCTCAACCGAATAACATGTACCAGCGTTACTATACTCAAACGTGAGACGAAAACTCCTAAGACTCCGAGAACTCACACGAAGAAACTGCAGAACGTCTAgatcacaaaaatcaaaaggcCTAATCAAAAcaagatcttcaagaacaggacaacCTGAGACAACCTTCTCCATGACCAAAGGATCATCAAAATACCAAACGTCTTCTAAATGTAAGATCTTAAGACAAGGTAGAGAAACAACGAACTCGGGATTCACGATTCCGACCGTTACAAGCACCAAAGACACTAACGTATTGCTCTTATAAATGTCCAGAGGCATAAACTCTCTGATACACATATCAGTCTCAAACCCTTTAGCATCTAAATGCTCAATCCCACGGTTAACAGCTGTACTAACCCATCCGGCCAACCGATCATCGTCGTAAGTGTATTCATCATACTTAATCTTGAACATTTGCATTCGTGAATTCCGATTAAAATCCATAAATTTGTCGATAAATCTCGCGTAGTCTTCGTCAGGGAAATCGCTGACCTTTATGTCAAGAACATGAACACTAAGCCAGAGAAGTTCTCTTGGATAAAACACTTGTCTTGACGGAATCTTTGGTCGGAAGGTATGAGAGTACTTGTGTTAGCAAAGAATCTGGCAATTCGCTGATCCTATCGCAACTCATCGCTAATCCTAAAATATGCGAACAAAATTTCAGAATTGATTCTAAAATCACATAGATAAAACATGCAATCCAGCTGGGTTTGAAGAGCTCACCGTCGAATTGACGCGACGGAAGAGAGAAATGTGAATGTGAGGAAGTCGCCGTCGATTCCTCAAGTAATCTGATACGATTGGGGATTGGGCCTAATTGGGCTTGAGTGAGCCGATGTATcagatttggtttggtttagttttgacTTGGTATTTTGATACTCAcggttttcagtttttttttgggttaaccGAAAAAAACTACAGTATAATTATATTGTCAgtttttgattaattagttGTGTCTACTTCCAATGGTTGTGTCTCCACAAGTCGGTTTTCAGTTTTTGACTAAAATATTTGCGATCTTTGGAAACTGAATTAGTATAGTGAAATGGCTGTTCGATAATAAATGGATCGTAGAAATTTTGGATAAAGTTGTAAAAATATCCATAtttgattctcaaaaatagTTAGATCATAAATTTTCCAGTGACATTGTATGTACTTATGATTAGATCAAACATTTccctttaatatatatgaatagtAAAGATTACTGTCAACAAGTTTCGTTTTACTTTAAAgcattttatagaaaaaaaatatatcaaggGAAATACAAAAACAGTATTTGTCTTTCTAGCAGAAAAGGTAGAACAACTTGTGGAGACACAACCATTGCAAGTAGTACATGGCTGCATGCATAATGTGACTCACTTCTCTTTTCCAGCACTTTAAACAAATGAAAGGCAAAAGAACTTCTACACGAATATAGACCATTAGATTCCttttgtgatacaaaaaaatattatactattattttgtacTAACtggaaaaatacaataattgcAATTCAATGCTTACCGTTTTTTAACAACCTTTTAATATAGTGGACTATGTTTGAACGGTGATATGATAACAATACTAGCACAAATAGAAACATTTACCTtaataagaaacaagaagaatGGTTGTGTGGTAAGGTGAAAATAAACAACTTCTAGTTCCAACATTTTCGACGAGAAATGATAACTATATACCAACTTACCAGAATTAAGAGTATAAAATACCAATTTGAAGTATACAATACATTATTAAAACTTGTCCAAAAGTaatttaatatctatatattgaTGAGAGATTTGTGAAAAAGCAGAATCAAATGACAGAAATTTTGATTTGCCAtttattgaagaaaacaaacagagaaCTGATATGCGTTATGCAACAACAGGTTCGTTCACGgaatcgaaataaacatttgCTTCCAATAGTCATATGAAAAAACTCAAATATTATGTAAATAATCAGTAATCACCGAAGGGAAATAtaagaataattattattaggaGTAGAAAAGAATCTTGAAAATCATTCATCATGCATAGGTGCAGCTGTGGCGACAACTCCGAGTTTCTGAAGATTGAGTTTGACGACAGTGTCCACAAACATTTTTGTGTCTTCCTCTGTGTTTCCCTCGGGTATATCAACGGTGTAAGATTCAAGAACCACCGTGTAGACCTTACCTGAATCTTGATTCAAGAACTCGTTGACCGACGTCACTGATATGTAGTTCTTGAGCCGGTGCTCGCCACCGACGACCCTGAAACTCAGAACGCGGTGCTCATCGTCAACGAACTCTAGCCGCTCGGTGCTGGTGGACGCTGGGAGGCCGGAGATTACGGTCACTTCTCGGACGCTTCCGATGCCTCCATCGCCGGAGATAAGACGGCAGCTTTTGACGAAGTGTTTGTAGCGTTCAGGGTTGTCGAAGCGGCGGATGAGAGGCCAAACCACGGAGGCGGGAGCGTGGATGCGTTGGGTTATG is a genomic window containing:
- the LOC104753998 gene encoding putative F-box/FBD/LRR-repeat protein At5g56810; this encodes MKAARLETEPTSSDRITHLPDDLLFRILSFIPVSDAMATSLLSKRWTSLWKMMPTLEYDENSCPNIGSFRYHKFCKRSLELHKGPVLKTLNLKLKNPSSDFLDSHLFPRISSTLLEVTVTSTSTSYPCYNYSIITFPNNLRVFHTVVVLKLQGQILIDVVDSPVCFMSLKTLYLICVNFKREKSFGRLLSSCPVLECLFLQRLCTVGRFLFSISVPSLERLFITKEAAYNFKDDSIIEINAPSLKYLEIKDRRGSFDYVEDMPKLVDAHVAVNLSKTGKFLKALTSAKHLWLDLYPSMVFLHTNRFIANQLLYLELNIYENFQSNLLLSLLKNFPNLQALKLNHTHPNYNTDDQPCLVSKPSSVPECLSFHLETFQWIGYSGTDEDIEVAVYVLKNARCLKNATISLHSMGTENNLMMINELKSMSKASTMCQLVIKS
- the LOC109129666 gene encoding abscisic acid receptor PYL2 → MSSSPVVKGLTDEEHKNLEQVIKTYHRFEPDPTTCTSLITQRIHAPASVVWPLIRRFDNPERYKHFVKSCRLISGDGGIGSVREVTVISGLPASTSTERLEFVDDEHRVLSFRVVGGEHRLKNYISVTSVNEFLNQDSGKVYTVVLESYTVDIPEGNTEEDTKMFVDTVVKLNLQKLGVVATAAPMHDE